In the genome of Melitaea cinxia chromosome 4, ilMelCinx1.1, whole genome shotgun sequence, the window agccaggaggctcatcggtgacgatgcactggtcgccacaaagctgcaaagcttacatcatcggcgtagggtggccggcctgtcggttttttatcggatacacttcggagagtgtgcgcaagaactccatgacctgattccgccctcccccttccatcatcgtacaaccagacgatctgcgttacgtcacccttatatggttgacattccccctatacgcactaagcgattcgctagtacattcttgatccgtacggccaaagaatggaactctctaccagcgtctgtgtttcctgaaagctatgacctggggatctttaagtcgcgagtgaataggttacttctaggtaagcgtgctccatcttagaccgcattttcacttatcatcaggtgaaatagcggtcaaacgccagcctatctatgtataaaaaaaaatagaaaaattaacatGCCCTTAGTTTGTGGGGAGGTCTAACTGATTACGTTACGTTATATTTTCCAAGTCGatcttttatattagaaatcgCGCGGTCATGTGGTTCACCAGGGAACATATTTCATTTGCGTGTTTTACCTACTGGTAAATGGCATTCCAATGActagatatttaataatataacatctgttgaaaaaaaatatttgatttcgtTCTAAAAGTTTGGTGTAACTGATCCTtttctaacaatattttattgttttgaaaaaCGAAACGGAATCTTAGGTATGAATAAAGAGGAGGGGTTTCAAAAATCTTACGCACCCACGTGGGGGCTGGAGTGGTTAAAAATTGCCAAAATCAtctttacataattaataaatggcTCTTTACACTATTCTTAAGTTTTATCAATTAAGCGCTTTCTGCATAACATGTATGTAGTATGCAGGGTTGTCGACTTCTTCCAGGGGCTTGAAGTCAGCGTAGATGCTGTGCTTGGCGCGGTTGTCGAACGCCTCATCTAACATCCTAATGAAATTGTGCAACCGGTGTGGGTAGTAGCACAGGCGGAATTCgctgcaataatattttttaattataacttttatgttTTGACAACTGCATTGAAAATAATCTGCAACTTGATCGTGTTACAATgcgattataattattgtatgttGGTTTTTATTAggttcaatttaaaataaacatagggactcctaaaaaaaaactaatgcgATATGTAGGTGCAAaacatatactaaaattaaattaattatgaacgAGTCTCCCGTAGCTTGTCTACAGCAGCGCCAAAAATAGGCCTATAGAGAGTTTTCAAAATGAATATCACCTCAAAATGAAAGTTCCGTATAAGTAAAATgtttgtttcaaatttattttttattttatcaaattttttttctcttgctTGAAAAGCTTTacgtaaacatttattaatacaatgaCAGCCATATCGACAAAACTCtaatgtaaatacataaataaaaagttcccattaaaaataacgataattaaaatagCAATAATGTTTcactaatttgaaattttattttccgGATTTTTTAGTTAGCCATGACATACTGACTGTTTTTTGGCATACCGTATTgagttttatgattttattgattgatttatgATAGTAGATATTGTCTTATTACCTCTTTTCCTTAATAAGATCGTCTTCAATAGCGTCGATGCAGTAGTCGAGCGTTATCATCTCCGCCTTACCGCGCACTACTAGCACAGACGTCTTTATGTCTACTGGGTATTTGCactgtaattttgtaaattattataaatgtaaaaaaaatattaataataaatataagaccCAAGATGGCTGCGCTTTTGTGTCATGCGTCCGAAACACATCACAtagtctatatttatataagagtgtgtgttgtgtgtatgTGGAGTGCAATATAGCCAGTGCCGTttacaaagttaaaaaaattaaatagaaaaatatttatataaagtttttttttttattaacgctcgctacgcttcagcctgtaatattccactgctgggtatttgcctttttccctatgtaggagaaggatcagagcttactcCACCTCGCTGCTCCAATACACCCGCatatggcggatatatttcctactatcaGTAACGATCGCCTTCAGattacgtgataacaaccgggaccgatggcttaacgtgctcttcgaggcacggtggggagacccacaaggactgcaaacacctagaccacggcaaacacctgtatggtccataaaaatgtttgtcatgtgcggagatcgaactcgcgaccgccagcgcaacaggtacaaaccagtgctgtaaccgttgcgccaacgcgtgcttttttttttaatttaatagaggAAATATTATACAGAACATTCACATTTCGAGTTTAGTtgaataacattaattttaagtataagtAAGTAGTACCATTATTATGATAGAGTACGAGTATTTGAGGTCTGTATTTAAATCTGTGAACCCATACATAGATATTTAAAGAAAAGGAAAaccttttaatataatatatttaaaggttTTTCAGTTTTGGTAACTGAATTtgaataataagataaattttatagtacaactagctgacccggcaaacgttttcttgccgctaaacgctatttaaaaataggggttgatggtagagggttgaaaatttagggttgtatgtattttttaatgttgtatcataaaaaaatagaaattaaaaaatttgtctaaaaaataaaaaataaaaattttggggtggactacccctaacatttaggggatgaaaaatagatgttggccgattctcatagataccggataagcacaaaaaatttcatcaaaatcggtcaagccgtttcggaggagtatggcaacgaaaactgtgacacgagaattttatatatagtacaATAAATACCCGGATAAtaagaacttaaaaataatattattttctgaaTTGTGAAacattatgaaacaaaaaatgttttcactCACTCATAAGATTTAATATCGTTGTTAATAAAATGAGggcaatgataaaaaaaaacaactatagtATATTATACAGTTATAACATGACTTTTGACCATGACTACCGTAAAAATGAGATAACATTGAAAGATGAacgaacatatttaaaaaaattatcaatatcaaGCGCTTACGTAtgtataggtatgtatgtacgtatgtatgtatgtacttatatgtatgtgttaagtaaatatattcacacgtttatgtcacaatttgtacacctacaccgacacaataccatctcttTTGCctctaggttgcctggaagagatcgcttttcaacAACAacaaggccgccttttgtaccttatgatactctgttaaaatcGATCTGTtaagtattatttctgttttggtgtacaataaagtgtattgttatgttatgttatgttaaatataaatttatcaatttctGGTTCGAGTAAtttcaaatacataaaatttactatGGTGAGAGTTGATCTGCTTCGctttataattactatttataaatatataaaatgtttaaagcGCTAATGTCTAATGTGGTTCCAGAtcgtgtttatatatatatatatatatatatatatatatatatatatatatatatatatatatatagtgattaacaaataatacatacattatagTAAATGGAATGTCCTGGAGTAGCTCCGCTGTTGATCATAGCATCATGATTCCTGTGGTCGATGAACAACAGACCACCAGGTTTTAACACTTTGGCGAAATTTCTTAAGCACATTTTCTGAGTTCTCTGATCCTCATATTCGTCGAGTAAATGAGCGAATGAGTTGCCGAGGCAAATGACTGCATCAAATTGTGCACCAGGCAGGAATTGTTCAATATCTTCAGGTAAAGTTTCCCAGCTCGCTTCTTCAATTACTGTAAGTAAAGGCATTCTAATGATTGCATGCAACGTTTATTAAATCGAATAGTAATTATCTATCTTTAAAAGAAAtgcaaaaataaagaaaaattctttcaacgattatttatcaaaattatcaatATAAGCAGTTTTTACAAAAGTCCTTTATACGTCCTGGAGGTTTTTACATATGAATGAAATTCTTTCAGCAATAGTTACTCACTCCATTCATCATATCGTGGGTCTTTTCTCTTCTCCCATCGGGCTTTTAACGCATGTTTTAACATTTTGTCAGAGGCATCCACTGAAACCAGCTTAAAACCTTCGTCGATCAGCATCATCGAGTCTATGctgaaaacaatataattacgttatgtacctatatgctacaatctacaaaatataatattatttaaaaccttATTATTTGCAACCTTTCACGCTGTGATCGTTATTTAgactaaaaactaaattaaaatttgggATTTTGAACCTAAAGATCCTTTTGCACTTAACATAAATGCATTATTTTacgtaaacgaaaaaagaacTCCTCATTGGGTTATTTATTCGACTAGGAACACGGGCTCAAACTTTAAGAGCATATCAGTGTAATTATTATTgcggttattaaaataaattaaaatttaaacacttATCAATAGGTAGTTATTTCGTCATATAAACAGTAACGAGAGGTCAACTCCCTATCTTATTTTGCTACACGCTGACGACATCAAAACAATGACAGTAAATTatgaaaaacattaatatatctTAACGTATGGTAACAGATAGCTAACTAAATAATGTTGTTCAATACCATTTAACTGTAATCCGATAACCGAACCGATACTTAAGCGAGAGGTTCCCTTAACATCAAAATCCGATTCTCCCTCTAGGATATttgcatttatacaaatattgtttcTAGTCTGAGGGTATACCCTTGTGGGTAGTGACTACTGGGGgacacgtaaagccgtcggtaccgattgttataaaaaacttcatcattacagcctatacagtccactgctggacataggcctccacaagtttacgctaaaaataacgtgaactcatgtgttttgcccatagtcaccacgctgggcaggcgggttggtgaccgcagtactggctttgtcgcaccgaagacgctgctgcccgtcttcggcctgtgtatttcaaagccagcagtttgatggttatcccgccatcggtcggcttcttaagttccgaggtggttgtggaaccttgttatcccttagtcgcctcttacgacacccacgggaagagagggggtggctaaattctttagtgccgtagccacacagcacataaaaaacttagttataaatttttagccATTGtaggtaaattattaaattacacgCCGTCTTCTCATTTATGGAGAGAAGAGCTTCCCAACAGTTTACAGGCATTTTGTACAGTTCATTTAATTGTGACATTTTTATCGAACTCATAAAACAATAAGTCAAAATATATtcaacataattttaatgaagtttATTTAATGAGACTGTACGTCggtaatatcattatttttgataacctttatttaaaacttgtaagttaattttactaatcatttttttaaaagtcctATATACAGACATTCACATTACGATTCggcaatttagatttttttttttaattaataaaaataaattccgcGACAAATAGTTAACGTTGTTGCCCTACGTTCGGACAAATTAATTTGCCAATTATCAAATTTTGAGTCAATAAAGAAATACTTTGCCGTTTTATAGACACAAGTTTAACAAAAACAGTCAATAAAACA includes:
- the LOC123669973 gene encoding glycine N-methyltransferase, giving the protein MSSDNIFRSRSQGVPSEGVKDQYADGKAARVWKKYIGDSNQRTKNYREFLTGLLKKHGCEKVLDAACGTGIDSMMLIDEGFKLVSVDASDKMLKHALKARWEKRKDPRYDEWIIEEASWETLPEDIEQFLPGAQFDAVICLGNSFAHLLDEYEDQRTQKMCLRNFAKVLKPGGLLFIDHRNHDAMINSGATPGHSIYYNCKYPVDIKTSVLVVRGKAEMITLDYCIDAIEDDLIKEKSEFRLCYYPHRLHNFIRMLDEAFDNRAKHSIYADFKPLEEVDNPAYYIHVMQKALN